GAGGCGCGAACACCTCCGGGCAGCGGGATCACGGACGGACGGAGACGAATCCGGCCGGCGCCGGCTCACATTCCGGCGATCAGCTTCTCCACCCGGTCGTCCACGGAACGGAACGGGTCCTTGCACAGCACGGTCCGCTGAGCCTGGTCATTGAGCTTGAGGTGAACCCAGTCGACCGTGAAGTCACGGCGCTGTTCCTGGGCCCGCCGGATGAAGTCGCCGCGCAGCCGGGCCCGAGTGGTCTGCGGCGGAACGGACTTGCCCTCGAAGATCTTCAAGTCGTTGCAGATACGGGCCGCCTGGCCCTTCTTCTCGAGCAGGTAGTACAGGCCACGACGGCGGTGGATGTCGTGGTAGGCGAGGTCTATCTGCGCGACCCGCGGATTCGACATGGTCATGTTGTGCTTGGCGCGGTACCGCTCGATGAGCTTGTACTTCATGACCCAGTCGATCTCGGTGCCGATGCGGTCGAGGTCCTCGGCCTCGATCGCGTCCAGGGTGCGGCCCCACAGCTCCAGGACCTGCTCGACGGTGCCGGTGCGGATGCCCCGGCGCTCGCAGAAGTCCACGGCCTTCTCGTAGTACTCGCGCTGCACCTCCAGGGCGGAGGCCTCGCGTCCGCTGGCCAGGCGCACCTTGCGCCGGCCGGTGATGTCGTGGCTGACCTCGCGGATCGCCCGGATCGGGTTCTCCAGGGTGAGGTCGCGCATCACCGTGCCCGCCTCGATCATGCGCAGCACCAGGTCGGTGGCGCCGACCTTGAGCAGCATGGTCGTCTCGGACATGTTGGAGTCGCCCACGATGACGTGCAGGCGGCGGTAGCGCTCGGCGTCGGCGTGCGGCTCGTCTCGTGTGTTGATGATGGGCCGGGAGCGGGTCGTCGCCGAGGAGACGCCCTCCCAGATGTGCTCGGCCCGCTGGCTGACGCAGTACACGGCGCCGCGCGGCGTCTGCAGCACCTTGCCGGCACCGCACAGCAGCTGCCGTGTGACCAGGAACGGAATGAGAATGTCCGCGAGCCGGGAGAACTCCCCGTGCCGGGCGACCAGATAGTTCTCGTGGCAGCCGTAGGAGTTGCCCGCCGAGTCGGTGTTGTTCTTGAAGAGGTAGACGTCGCCCGCGATTCCCTCCTCGTGCAGGCGTCGTTCGGCGTCCACCAGGAGTCCTTCGAGAATGCGCTCGCCTGCTTTGTCGTGGGTGACCAGTTCGGTCACGTTGTCGCATTCCGGTGTCGCGTATTCCGGATGCGATCCCACGTCGAGATAGAGGCGGGCGCCGTTTCGCAGAAAGACATTGCTGCTGCGGCCCCATGACACGACACGGCGGAAGAGGTACCGCGCCACCTCGTCAGGAGACAGGCGGCGCTGTCCCCTGAACGTGCACGTGACGCCGTACTCGTTCTCCAGCCCGAAAATGCGGCGGTCCATGAGGGAACATTACGCCCGATCCCCTGAACTGAAACGGGGTTCGGCAGCACGGTTTGGATCATTTTCCGAACCGGCCGCAACAACCGCTCCCTCGCCGGGAGCTGCGACTACCCGTCCTGTCGCGGTCAAAACCAGCAAGGACACGCCACCGGCGACACCCGGCACCGCGAAGCCCCACAGAGCCCCGCCCGCCTCGACCACGGGCCCCGCGACGCCCGTTCCGACCGAGTGGCCCACGGTGAACGTCGTCACCAGCCAGGAGAACGCCTCGGTGACCGTGCCGCGCGGGGCATGCCGGTCGACCAGGACGAACGCGCAGGCGATGGCGGGCGCGAGGAAGACCCCGGCGAGCGCGGTGAGCGCCACCATGGGCACCGCGTCCGGCATGAGCATCAGCGGGAGATAACACACCACCAGAAGGGCCACCAGCACCCGCAGTCGCCGCGCCGGCTCACCGGCCCACTGCCGGGCCCCGTAGACGGCACCGCCGACCAGCGCCCCGAAGCCCAGGGCGGCCATCAGCCAGCCGTACACGGCGTCCCCGCCGTGGTCGTCCGCGTAGGGCACCGAGGCGACCGTGATGGAGCCGAGCGCCATCCCGATGAACAGGAACGCCGCCAGCAGCGCGAGCAGCCCGGGCGAGCGCAGCGCGCCGAGCCAGTGCGCCTCGCGCGGCGCCGACCGCCACGCGCGCGAGGGCGGCGACACCACCACGGACAGCGCCCCCAGCACCCCGACCACGTTCAGCACGAGCAGCGCGGCCTGGGCCGACCACAGGGACACGCACAGCGTCACGAGCAGCGGCCCGACGGTGAACATCACCTCCTGGGCCACGGCGTCCATGGCGTACGCCGTGTGCACCTGGTCCTCCCGCTTCAGGACCGAGGACCACAGGGCCCGCAGCCCGCCCTCCAGGGGCGGCGTGAAGAGCCCGGCGCCGGCGACGGCTGCGTAGGCGAGCGGCAGCGACCCGATCCCGGAGAAGGCGAAGACGGCCATCGCGAGCCCGGAGAGGACGGCCGCAGGAAGCTGCACACGGGGCTGCCCGCGCAGGTCCACGATCCTGCCCAGCACGGGCTGTCCCACGGCGTTGGCGACGCCGTAGACGGCCGCCAGGGCCCCCGCCAGGCTGTACGTCCCGCCCTCCGCCCGGACGAACAACACGATCGCGATGGCCGCCGTGGCGTTGGGCAGCCGGCCCACGAGCGTGCCGACGAGCAGCCGGGCGGCGTGTCGCGCCCGAAGGATCTCCAGGTATCCCGTGGCCATGTCCCCGCCTTAGGTTTTACGTATAACGTCGGCTTCCATACGTACCATGGCCGCTGTTCGCGAGTCCAGACGAAGGAGCAGGCCGACGGTGGCACGAGGCAGCACCCGCCCCACGAGCCGGGACGTCGCCCAGGCCGCCGGCGTCTCCCAGGCGGCCGTGTCCCTGGTCCTGGGCGACAAGTGGCGCGGCCGCGTCGCGGAAGCGACCGCCGAGCGCGTCCGCGAGGCCGCCCGCGACCTGGGCTACCGACCGAACCTGGCCGCCCGCAACCTGCGCCTGGGCCGCACCCGCACGGTCCTCCTGGTCGTCCCGGCCCTCACCACTGAGTTCTTCGCCGGTGTCTACACGGGCGCCGCCCGCGTCGCCGCCGAGCACGGCTTCGGCGTGGTCCTCTACCCCTCCCCCGAGGGCATCGGCCCCGCCCGCGACCCCTTCGCCTCCGCGCAGGCCGCACTGGACGGCGTGATCGCCTCCTCGATGGCCGCGGACGCGCTGACCGCGATCCGTGGGGAGGCACTCCCCCTGGTGATGCTGGACAGCGACCCCACCGGGAGCCTGGGCGCGGCGACGGTGAACCTGGACATCGCCGACGGCGTCCGCCAGGCCGCGGAGCACCTGCTGTCCCTGGGCCACCGCCGCTTCCTCCATCTGGCAGCGGACGTCCCCTCCTGGACCTTCGACGTACGCGCCCGGGAACTGGCGGCGCGGCTGTCGGAGGTAGCGGGCACGTCGATCCGCACGGCCCGCTCTCCGATCTCCATCAAGGGAGCGGTCGCGGCCGCCGAAGCCGGCCTCTCGGCTCCCGGCGTTCGCCCCACCGCCGTGATCTGCGACGACGACCAGCTCGCCGCCGGCACGTACAAAGCGGCCCGCCGCCTGGGGCTGCGCATCCCGGACGACCTGTCGGTCACGGGCGTCGACGACCTGGCCCTGGCCACGGCCATGGACCCGGAACTGACGACGGTCCGCCTGAACGCGGAGTTGTTCGGGGAGCGGGGCATGGGGGCGCTGTTGGCCGTACTGGAGGGCCGAGCGCCCGAGGAAGGGGACATCCCGGTGCAACTGGTGCTACGAGGCTCCACGGCCGGGCCCAGCTGACGGTGCCCGGCGTCGGTGCAGGGGCCGAGGCGTCGCGCAACTCGGCGCGACGAGGTACCGCTGCGCCCACCCGTGCCGCCCTGAGCGGCACGCATGCCCGCAGCGGGGGGGGGCGGCCCGCAGCAGTGCGTCTGCGGCGCCAAGCGGGACGCTCCCGCACCCGCGTACGCACAGGGGACGTGTCGGGGAGTGTTGGCCCGCAGCGGTTGGAGCGTCAACGAACAGTCAGCCGGTACGCAACCCCATCGCGCCAATCCGAGGACGGACACCCCCCGACGCGGCCCCGACCCACCACCCGGCGGCGCACGCGCAGGCACGCACACGACAGCGCGCCCCGGACACGAACCCGGCCCGGGACGCGCCGCACCACACCAGGACTACTCGGCGTCCTCCGACCCCGCATCCTCCGTACCGCCACCGTTCGCCGCGTCGAGCAGCCGGGACAGCTGGCCCCCGGTGATCCGCCTGAACTTGCGCTTCTGCGGGCGCGTGCGGTCCAGCACCGCCACCTCCAGCCGCTCCGCGGGAATCTCCCGCTCGCTGCCGTTGGTGTCACGGGACAGCGCCTGCACCGCCAACTTCAGCGCCTCCGCGAGCGTCATGCCCTCCTGGTGGCGCTGGTCCAGATAGGTGCTGATCTGCTCGGCATTGCCGCCCACCGCGACCGAGCCGTGCTCGTCCACGATGGAGCCGTCGTGCGGCAGCCGGTAGATCTGGTCGCCCTCGGGCGTCTCCCCGACCTCCGCGACGACAAGCTCCACCTCGTACGGCTTCTCGGCCGCGCTGGAGAAGATCGTGCCCAACGTCTGCGCGTAGACGTTCGCCAGGCCCCGGGCCGTCACATCGTCCCGGTCGTAGGTGTAACCCCGCAGGTCGGCGTAGCGCACGCCGCCGATCCGCAGGTTCTCGTACTCGTTGTACTTGCCGGCGGCCGCGAAGCCGATCCGGTCGTAGATCTCGCTGAACTTGTGCAGCGCACGGGAGGGGTTCTCGCCGACAAAGACGATGCCGTCGGCGAACTGCAGCACGACCAGGCTGCGGCCACGGGCGATGCCCTTCCGGGCGTACTCCGCCCGGTCGGCCATGGCCTGCTGGGGTGAGACATAGAACGGCGTCGACACCGGTTATCCGTCCCTCTCTTGAAGATTCCGTCGGTTCACTGGACCACCCTCACGAAGACGATCGCCGCTACAGCAGGGCGGCCCGCGGCCCGTCGGGCTGCTCCAGCCGCCGCTCGAGAATCGAGCGCGCGATCTCGGACGCCTCGGTCTCGGTGAGCCGGCGGAAGCCGTCGTCGGTGATCACGGTGACGATGGGATAGATCCGGCGGGCGACATCGGGACCACCGGTCGCCGAGTCGTCGTCTGCCGCGTCGTAGAGCGCCTGAATGACGAGCGTGGTGGCCTCGGCCTCGCTGAGGTCGTCCCGGAAGAGCTTCTTCATCGCGCCACGCGCGAAGATCGACCCGGAACCGGTGGCCGCGTAGTTCAGCTCCTCGGAGCGACCGCCGGTGACGTCGTAGGAGAAGATGCGGCCCTTGCCGCGGTCCACGTCGTACCCCGCGAACAGCGGCACCACGGCCAAGCCCTGCATGGCCATGCCGAGGTTGGAGCGGATCATCGTCGACAGCCGGTTCGCCTTGCCCTCGAGGGACAGCTGCGCACCCTCGACCTTCTCGAAGTGCTCCAGCTCCAGCTGGAACAGCTTCACCATCTCCACGGCCAGGCCCGCCGTACCGGCGATGCCCACCGCCGAGTACTCGTCGGCCGGGAAGACCTTCTCGATGTCCCGCTGCGCGATGACGTTGCCCATGGTCGCCCGCCGGTCACCGGCGAGCACCACACCGCCGGGGAACGTCGCCGCGACGATGGTCGTCCCGTGCGGCGCCTCGATCACGCCCTGGGTGGGAGGCAGTTGCCGATTGCCGGGCAGGATCTCCGGCTGGTGCTCGGACAGGAAGTCCATGAAGGAGGAGGACCCTGGCGTCAGGAAGGCAGCCGGTAGACGCCCGGTGCTACGAGTGTTGGCTTCCACGCGATTCCTTCCAAGTAAGCGGCGGCCCGGCGGACGGCGTCGGGATCGTCTCCCAACTTGCCGATGGCCGAATTACAGTTGAAGCACAGTACGCCACGGACCTTACCCGTCTCGTGGCAGTGATCCACATGAGCAGCCGGGGCTTTTAGGCAGATGATGCAGAGCCCCATCTGAGAGGAGACCATCTCGTCCCGCTCGGCTTCTGTGAGGCCGTAGTTTCGCAAGAGATGCCCCGCACGGCCTTCAGCCGCCCTACACGCCTTGCAGCGCGTCGATAGCCCGTCCGACGCCGTTGCGTTGCGGTGCCATTCGCTCCACGGCTTCACCTCGCCGCACTTCAAGCAGAGCTTGTGACCCTCGGGCACCTGAGCCTTCGGGCGGACCTTCCGCCCCAGGCTCTCCTGACGCGTCCGGTGATAGTCCGAAGCGCAATCCCGACAGTGCCGCTGGAGGCCGTCCAGGTTGGACCGCCTGCGAGCGAAGGCCGCGTACGGCTTGTCTTCACCGCACCGCACGCAGCGCTTCACACCTTCTTGATTTGCCAACTCGAGCTCCCCCGCCACCTTCGTTTCGAAGGCTACTGGCCACCCTTCTGAACGAATGACCTCACGAAGTCCTCGGCGTTCTCCTCCAAGACGTCGTCGATCTCGTCCAGAACCGAGTCCACGTCGTCGCTCAGCTTCTCCTGACGCTCCTTGAGGTCCTCGGAAGCCTGCGTCTCCGCCGCCTGCTCCTCGACCTCCTCGGTGGACCGGGTGGCCTTCTGCTGTCCGCCGCCGGTGTCCTTGGTCGCCATATCCCTCACCCCGCTCGGTTCGCCCGACACAGTTGCTCGGTCAAGATCAGACCCTACTCGCCGGGTCTGACAATGGCCCCGCAGTTGCTCCAACGTACGGGGACCACCTCGATGATTCCCGGGCCAGGGATTTTCCACCCTGTCCGGCCGGTTCCCGACGAGTACCCGCTCA
This is a stretch of genomic DNA from Streptomyces hawaiiensis. It encodes these proteins:
- the prcA gene encoding proteasome subunit alpha; the protein is MSTPFYVSPQQAMADRAEYARKGIARGRSLVVLQFADGIVFVGENPSRALHKFSEIYDRIGFAAAGKYNEYENLRIGGVRYADLRGYTYDRDDVTARGLANVYAQTLGTIFSSAAEKPYEVELVVAEVGETPEGDQIYRLPHDGSIVDEHGSVAVGGNAEQISTYLDQRHQEGMTLAEALKLAVQALSRDTNGSEREIPAERLEVAVLDRTRPQKRKFRRITGGQLSRLLDAANGGGTEDAGSEDAE
- a CDS encoding LacI family DNA-binding transcriptional regulator, which gives rise to MAAVRESRRRSRPTVARGSTRPTSRDVAQAAGVSQAAVSLVLGDKWRGRVAEATAERVREAARDLGYRPNLAARNLRLGRTRTVLLVVPALTTEFFAGVYTGAARVAAEHGFGVVLYPSPEGIGPARDPFASAQAALDGVIASSMAADALTAIRGEALPLVMLDSDPTGSLGAATVNLDIADGVRQAAEHLLSLGHRRFLHLAADVPSWTFDVRARELAARLSEVAGTSIRTARSPISIKGAVAAAEAGLSAPGVRPTAVICDDDQLAAGTYKAARRLGLRIPDDLSVTGVDDLALATAMDPELTTVRLNAELFGERGMGALLAVLEGRAPEEGDIPVQLVLRGSTAGPS
- the prcB gene encoding proteasome subunit beta, with product MEANTRSTGRLPAAFLTPGSSSFMDFLSEHQPEILPGNRQLPPTQGVIEAPHGTTIVAATFPGGVVLAGDRRATMGNVIAQRDIEKVFPADEYSAVGIAGTAGLAVEMVKLFQLELEHFEKVEGAQLSLEGKANRLSTMIRSNLGMAMQGLAVVPLFAGYDVDRGKGRIFSYDVTGGRSEELNYAATGSGSIFARGAMKKLFRDDLSEAEATTLVIQALYDAADDDSATGGPDVARRIYPIVTVITDDGFRRLTETEASEIARSILERRLEQPDGPRAALL
- the pafA gene encoding Pup--protein ligase, giving the protein MDRRIFGLENEYGVTCTFRGQRRLSPDEVARYLFRRVVSWGRSSNVFLRNGARLYLDVGSHPEYATPECDNVTELVTHDKAGERILEGLLVDAERRLHEEGIAGDVYLFKNNTDSAGNSYGCHENYLVARHGEFSRLADILIPFLVTRQLLCGAGKVLQTPRGAVYCVSQRAEHIWEGVSSATTRSRPIINTRDEPHADAERYRRLHVIVGDSNMSETTMLLKVGATDLVLRMIEAGTVMRDLTLENPIRAIREVSHDITGRRKVRLASGREASALEVQREYYEKAVDFCERRGIRTGTVEQVLELWGRTLDAIEAEDLDRIGTEIDWVMKYKLIERYRAKHNMTMSNPRVAQIDLAYHDIHRRRGLYYLLEKKGQAARICNDLKIFEGKSVPPQTTRARLRGDFIRRAQEQRRDFTVDWVHLKLNDQAQRTVLCKDPFRSVDDRVEKLIAGM
- a CDS encoding ubiquitin-like protein Pup; protein product: MATKDTGGGQQKATRSTEEVEEQAAETQASEDLKERQEKLSDDVDSVLDEIDDVLEENAEDFVRSFVQKGGQ
- a CDS encoding endonuclease VII domain-containing protein — its product is MANQEGVKRCVRCGEDKPYAAFARRRSNLDGLQRHCRDCASDYHRTRQESLGRKVRPKAQVPEGHKLCLKCGEVKPWSEWHRNATASDGLSTRCKACRAAEGRAGHLLRNYGLTEAERDEMVSSQMGLCIICLKAPAAHVDHCHETGKVRGVLCFNCNSAIGKLGDDPDAVRRAAAYLEGIAWKPTLVAPGVYRLPS
- a CDS encoding MFS transporter, translating into MATGYLEILRARHAARLLVGTLVGRLPNATAAIAIVLFVRAEGGTYSLAGALAAVYGVANAVGQPVLGRIVDLRGQPRVQLPAAVLSGLAMAVFAFSGIGSLPLAYAAVAGAGLFTPPLEGGLRALWSSVLKREDQVHTAYAMDAVAQEVMFTVGPLLVTLCVSLWSAQAALLVLNVVGVLGALSVVVSPPSRAWRSAPREAHWLGALRSPGLLALLAAFLFIGMALGSITVASVPYADDHGGDAVYGWLMAALGFGALVGGAVYGARQWAGEPARRLRVLVALLVVCYLPLMLMPDAVPMVALTALAGVFLAPAIACAFVLVDRHAPRGTVTEAFSWLVTTFTVGHSVGTGVAGPVVEAGGALWGFAVPGVAGGVSLLVLTATGRVVAAPGEGAVVAAGSENDPNRAAEPRFSSGDRA